One segment of Sesamum indicum cultivar Zhongzhi No. 13 linkage group LG4, S_indicum_v1.0, whole genome shotgun sequence DNA contains the following:
- the LOC105159777 gene encoding VQ motif-containing protein 25-like has translation MHKNSHTISKSKPKIRIIHIFAPEIIKTDAANFRELVQRLTGKPTADDHHRNINCCTKTRILRKKEQRVLSSSNKKMEVSWRGEAVMGERIKGEEEIWRAANSGGGFLAGFAEFDGFLQELNQFPFLEGTTQMNDAYGGDQSQLA, from the coding sequence ATGCACAAGAATTCGCACACTATATCCAAATCGAAGCCCAAGATCCGGATCATCCACATATTTGCACCGGAGATCATCAAAACGGACGCCGCCAACTTTAGGGAGCTGGTGCAAAGGCTCACTGGGAAGCCCACAGCAGACGATCATCATCGGAACATTAACTGCTGCACGAAGACGAGGATTTTAAGGAAGAAAGAGCAGAGGGTTTTGTCgtcatcaaacaagaaaatggaggTGTCTTGGAGGGGTGAGGCAGTGATGGGTGAGAGGATAAAGGGAGAAGAAGAGATTTGGAGGGCTGCAAATTCAGGAGGTGGATTCTTGGCTGGTTTTGCTGAGTTCGATGGATTCCTGCAGGAGCTTAATCAGTTTCCGTTTTTGGAAGGTACAACTCAGATGAATGATGCTTATGGAGGAGACCAGTCACAACTTGCTTGA